A window of the Isosphaera pallida ATCC 43644 genome harbors these coding sequences:
- a CDS encoding NHLP family bacteriocin export ABC transporter peptidase/permease/ATPase subunit has product MSEPAVSVPAESDVSSTSTATTPSKRSCRWGWNLWRRLGVEASRRKRQRAQSDRRVRTPVYLQMEASECGAAALGIILLHFGRYVPLEQLRIDCGVSRDGTKARLMVEAARKYGLEVKPRHYEASQVRRLAPPFVVFWQNNHFLVVEGFRRGRVYLNDPASGHRVIDDEEFDRSFTGPTFRFERGTLKPGGRRPSLAEELIRWSRGAGGLWSLVFALGLMGVVPSILSAVFGKIFVDAILIAGQWDWFRPLLIVMLFTMIARVVLLWLQQNRLLQLELGLTTRQTSRVLWRVLHLPMSFFHQRFAGDVASRITANPRIARVVAGEFATLAISLLMVVFFGVVMISIDPQVALTGIALGSLNLLGVQLVARWRSEEKQKISQLQGKLTASLTFAVQTIETIKASASEADMMVRWTGFQTRLINARQRLGMADAALLALPATLGVATTAAVLGLGGAHVVEGTLSIGGLLAMQTLLASFLQPFNDLVRIGTTTQELEADLNRLNDVIHHDPDPTTLPPSHSVGSAARASPPLPPSWTDLTASPSPKAPPAGGESATVVATCAAAWHPVNIETPVVRPARRPPPRLSGLVQVREVTFGYQRYGPPLLEGFNLTIQPGGRIALVGGSGSGKSTIGKLIVGLLQPWSGEILFDQRPRAALPRATMINSLGIVDEFTFLFAGTIRENLTLWDETIPEEMIQRAAIDARIHGDLIKRPGGYASPIREAALNFSGGQRQRLEIARALTRDPSLLILDEATSALDPKTEEEVDDAIRQRGCACLIIAHRLSTIRDADEIVVLRRGKVVERGTHEELLDLRGEYWNLIQQDESSIGRDPQGQATQGQSLPRRRKTGRTHHAQVTSSRRAAIIHPSPEDALASGWTGSAKESPERDDSLTPLNLERELDRSDRTSRLVVSGRSPVPLDDPNRVWQVIGGKVDVFLLQSEANQAAKTRRHLCRILEGGAIFGVGATRGPAGASFLAVGVGEARLRSVHRGDLIRLGLEDDLRWQLAQWIDGWIEAMSRGLAGEPPRFRVEDLKDDLVLAEGDLARPRSGVVWVWPRQGSLRFLGEVTIPRNEDEARFPLAPGTWIQAETASILRCRSTERLLEDQDPWIGLKLFHEVVLRYAAQIGRGVAMRRNRIARASSLRDEAALGNALNRLIAPLQERNNHVPIDVGGGQPLLAAYRAVASVFGIEVKPPRSLREGQGVSDPLTELGHASGLHARRVRLRSDWWRSAAENGPLLAFLEPLRRPVALLPNRSGDGYDLFDPSHPGRIPYPPPSSARTHDQPAAVTHRNLATNGSTTTNQHAGFHGESQPRIQFHPRTWWRRKRPARRSAGRCREPSRESNAPISASAQSPGQPVALSPYAYRFYRGLPGHTLTWRDLLTFSWPVIRGQLRWILVLGVVVGLLLLIPPIALGLIIDQVVPAAELDRLALLCGAITVIALMIGAFRFFQGRAVLRIEGLLATHLLPAIWDRVLRLPTRFFAEQRAGDLAHRLLGFETVLGLLSGATVNTVLSFLSSSFALILLFWYQPILALVALGLVVAMTTITFFLIGRYVQIQRRIRALEGEVSSLLLELLAGIARIRVAAAERRAFARWSEVFVKQVEQTRRGRVIANRLALFYAAFPLATMAILYAATVSLVASGLEVGHFLAFNFAFFGFVGAALSLGNLLASMVSVIPIYDRIRPVLETPVEQEHPGAEVGCLGGAVSLSRVSYRYHDDGPLVLNQVDFQVLPGEFVALVGPSGSGKSTLFRLLLGFDRPTEGVVAYDGKDLATLDLYDVRRQLGVVLQNTQLMPGDLYTNIVGFSSSLTMEDAWEAARLAGIAEDIAAMPMQMHTVIGEGAATLSGGQRQRLFIARALVKKPALLLFDEATSALDNPTQRKVSDHIASLKVTRVVIAHRLSTIMGADRVYVLKEGRIVQKGRYEELIREPGVFREMALRQQLLREEG; this is encoded by the coding sequence ATGAGCGAACCCGCTGTTTCCGTTCCGGCCGAATCCGACGTTTCCTCGACCTCCACCGCGACAACCCCTTCCAAGCGATCATGCCGGTGGGGCTGGAACCTCTGGCGAAGGTTGGGTGTGGAGGCCAGTCGTCGTAAACGACAACGAGCCCAAAGCGACCGACGGGTTCGCACCCCCGTTTACCTTCAAATGGAGGCATCTGAATGTGGAGCGGCGGCGTTGGGGATCATTTTGCTCCACTTTGGTCGATATGTGCCGTTGGAACAGCTGCGGATTGATTGCGGGGTGTCGCGGGATGGAACAAAAGCCCGTTTGATGGTGGAGGCGGCTCGCAAGTATGGTCTCGAGGTCAAGCCCCGTCACTACGAGGCCAGTCAGGTCCGACGTTTGGCTCCGCCGTTCGTAGTCTTCTGGCAAAACAATCATTTCCTGGTGGTTGAGGGATTTCGGCGCGGGCGAGTTTACCTCAACGATCCGGCAAGCGGTCATCGGGTCATCGATGACGAGGAGTTCGACCGTTCCTTCACCGGACCCACCTTTCGGTTCGAGCGCGGGACCCTCAAACCGGGGGGCCGCCGCCCCTCGTTGGCTGAGGAGTTGATTCGATGGTCCCGTGGGGCGGGTGGTCTGTGGAGTCTGGTTTTCGCTCTGGGGTTGATGGGCGTGGTGCCGTCGATCCTCAGCGCGGTCTTCGGCAAAATTTTTGTAGACGCGATTCTGATCGCCGGTCAATGGGATTGGTTCCGGCCCCTGCTGATTGTCATGCTCTTCACGATGATCGCGCGGGTGGTCTTGCTCTGGTTGCAACAAAACCGGCTGCTCCAACTTGAGTTGGGCTTGACGACTCGCCAGACCAGTCGAGTCCTCTGGCGGGTATTGCATTTGCCGATGTCATTTTTTCATCAACGGTTTGCCGGTGATGTGGCGTCGCGGATCACGGCTAACCCCCGGATCGCCCGGGTCGTCGCCGGCGAGTTCGCCACGCTGGCAATCTCGCTGTTGATGGTGGTCTTCTTTGGTGTGGTGATGATTTCGATCGATCCCCAGGTGGCCCTGACGGGAATCGCGTTGGGGTCGCTCAACCTGTTGGGGGTGCAGCTGGTCGCCCGTTGGCGATCGGAGGAAAAGCAGAAAATCTCCCAGCTTCAAGGTAAGCTCACCGCCAGCCTCACCTTTGCCGTGCAGACGATCGAGACGATCAAAGCCTCCGCCTCCGAAGCGGACATGATGGTGCGCTGGACTGGATTTCAGACCCGTCTGATCAACGCGCGTCAACGCTTGGGGATGGCGGATGCTGCGCTTTTGGCCTTGCCCGCGACCTTAGGGGTGGCGACCACGGCCGCGGTGTTGGGGTTGGGCGGAGCGCACGTGGTCGAGGGGACGTTATCGATTGGCGGTCTGCTGGCGATGCAGACCTTGCTGGCCTCGTTTTTGCAGCCATTCAACGATCTGGTGAGGATTGGAACGACCACCCAGGAACTCGAAGCCGATCTCAACCGTCTCAACGACGTGATCCACCACGACCCGGACCCCACCACCTTGCCGCCCTCGCACTCCGTCGGGTCTGCCGCTCGCGCCAGCCCTCCCTTGCCACCCTCTTGGACCGATTTGACGGCTTCTCCTTCTCCCAAAGCCCCGCCCGCCGGCGGCGAATCCGCCACGGTTGTTGCGACATGCGCAGCCGCTTGGCATCCGGTGAACATCGAGACGCCGGTGGTTCGACCCGCACGTCGTCCTCCTCCCCGTCTGTCGGGTCTGGTGCAAGTCCGCGAGGTGACCTTCGGCTACCAGCGCTATGGTCCTCCGCTTCTGGAGGGGTTCAATCTGACCATTCAACCCGGAGGGCGGATCGCGTTGGTGGGTGGTTCTGGCAGCGGCAAATCGACCATTGGCAAGCTGATTGTCGGCCTCCTTCAACCCTGGTCTGGGGAAATTTTGTTCGATCAACGGCCCCGCGCTGCCCTCCCCCGAGCCACGATGATCAACTCCTTGGGCATTGTGGACGAATTCACCTTTTTGTTCGCGGGAACCATCCGTGAGAACCTGACCCTCTGGGACGAGACGATTCCCGAGGAGATGATCCAACGAGCGGCGATCGACGCCCGGATTCACGGTGATCTGATCAAGCGCCCCGGAGGTTACGCCAGCCCCATCCGCGAAGCGGCCTTGAACTTTTCGGGCGGTCAACGTCAGCGTCTGGAGATCGCCCGCGCCTTGACCCGTGACCCCAGTCTCCTGATTTTGGATGAGGCGACCAGCGCATTGGACCCGAAAACCGAAGAAGAGGTAGACGACGCGATCCGTCAACGGGGATGCGCCTGTTTGATCATTGCTCACCGTCTCAGCACCATCCGCGACGCCGACGAAATTGTGGTCCTGCGTCGAGGGAAGGTCGTGGAGCGCGGAACCCATGAGGAATTGCTTGATCTTCGGGGGGAGTATTGGAATCTGATCCAACAGGACGAGTCATCGATTGGACGGGACCCCCAGGGCCAGGCCACTCAGGGCCAATCATTACCCCGCCGTCGAAAGACCGGACGAACCCACCATGCTCAGGTGACGTCGTCGCGTCGGGCCGCCATCATCCATCCCTCGCCCGAGGATGCCCTGGCCTCGGGATGGACCGGGAGTGCGAAAGAGTCCCCCGAGCGAGACGATTCCCTGACTCCGCTTAACCTGGAGCGGGAACTCGATCGCTCCGATCGGACAAGCCGACTCGTGGTTTCGGGACGCTCGCCGGTGCCTCTCGACGACCCCAACCGCGTTTGGCAGGTGATCGGGGGAAAAGTCGATGTGTTTCTTCTTCAGTCTGAAGCGAATCAGGCTGCGAAAACTCGTCGTCACCTTTGCCGAATTCTGGAAGGAGGCGCGATCTTCGGTGTGGGAGCCACGCGGGGACCAGCTGGAGCCTCCTTCCTGGCGGTGGGGGTGGGTGAGGCCCGTTTGCGCTCGGTGCATCGCGGCGACTTGATTCGTTTGGGTCTCGAAGATGATTTGCGTTGGCAGTTGGCTCAGTGGATCGACGGCTGGATCGAGGCGATGTCGCGGGGGTTGGCTGGCGAGCCACCCCGATTTCGGGTCGAGGACCTCAAGGACGACCTGGTCCTGGCCGAAGGCGACCTCGCCCGTCCCCGCTCCGGAGTGGTTTGGGTGTGGCCCCGCCAGGGGAGCCTGCGATTCCTGGGCGAGGTCACGATTCCCCGCAACGAAGACGAGGCCCGATTTCCTCTGGCCCCCGGTACCTGGATTCAAGCCGAGACCGCTTCGATCCTCAGATGCCGCTCAACCGAGCGTCTTCTTGAAGATCAAGACCCTTGGATTGGTTTGAAGCTGTTCCACGAGGTCGTTCTCCGTTACGCCGCTCAGATCGGCCGCGGGGTTGCCATGCGACGCAATCGGATCGCGCGAGCTTCGAGCTTGCGAGACGAGGCGGCGTTGGGCAATGCGTTGAATCGCTTAATTGCCCCACTCCAGGAACGGAACAACCATGTGCCGATTGACGTAGGCGGCGGCCAACCGCTGTTGGCGGCCTATCGTGCTGTGGCCAGCGTCTTTGGAATCGAAGTCAAGCCGCCGAGGAGCTTGAGGGAGGGCCAGGGGGTGTCGGACCCTTTGACCGAACTGGGGCACGCCAGTGGTCTTCACGCCCGCCGGGTTCGTCTGCGTTCGGACTGGTGGCGGAGCGCGGCGGAGAACGGTCCGCTTCTCGCCTTTCTCGAACCACTGAGACGCCCGGTCGCCTTGCTGCCCAACCGTTCGGGCGATGGCTACGACCTCTTCGATCCCTCCCATCCCGGCCGCATTCCTTACCCTCCTCCCTCGTCGGCTCGGACCCACGATCAACCTGCCGCCGTTACCCACCGCAACCTGGCCACCAACGGCTCGACGACCACCAACCAGCATGCTGGTTTCCACGGCGAGTCCCAGCCAAGGATCCAATTCCATCCCCGGACCTGGTGGAGACGCAAGCGTCCCGCCCGGCGATCTGCTGGCCGCTGCCGCGAACCCTCCCGCGAGTCGAACGCCCCGATTTCCGCCTCGGCCCAATCCCCCGGACAACCCGTTGCCTTGAGTCCTTACGCTTATCGGTTTTACCGCGGTCTGCCCGGACACACCCTCACCTGGCGCGACCTCCTGACCTTCTCATGGCCGGTGATTCGAGGCCAACTTCGCTGGATTCTCGTGCTGGGGGTGGTGGTGGGCCTGCTGCTTCTGATACCGCCCATCGCCCTGGGGCTGATCATCGACCAGGTGGTTCCTGCCGCCGAACTCGACCGCCTGGCGTTGCTCTGCGGCGCGATCACGGTGATTGCCCTGATGATCGGGGCTTTCCGCTTCTTCCAAGGACGGGCCGTGTTGCGGATTGAAGGCTTGCTTGCCACCCACCTGCTTCCCGCGATCTGGGACAGGGTGTTGCGCCTCCCAACCCGCTTCTTCGCCGAACAACGCGCCGGAGACCTCGCCCATCGCCTCCTTGGTTTCGAGACGGTGCTGGGTCTACTCTCGGGAGCGACCGTCAACACCGTGCTGAGCTTCCTCTCCTCGTCGTTCGCGTTGATTCTCCTTTTCTGGTATCAACCAATTCTCGCCCTCGTGGCGCTCGGATTGGTCGTTGCGATGACCACCATCACCTTTTTTCTGATTGGTCGGTACGTCCAGATTCAACGACGCATCCGCGCCCTGGAGGGGGAGGTTTCCAGTCTGTTGCTGGAACTGTTGGCGGGGATCGCGCGGATTCGAGTGGCGGCAGCGGAGCGTCGCGCCTTCGCGCGTTGGAGCGAGGTGTTCGTCAAGCAAGTGGAGCAAACCCGGCGGGGGCGGGTGATCGCCAACCGTCTGGCGTTGTTCTACGCGGCATTTCCCCTAGCGACTATGGCCATTCTCTATGCCGCGACCGTTTCGCTGGTGGCCAGCGGGCTGGAGGTGGGCCACTTCCTGGCCTTCAACTTCGCCTTCTTCGGCTTCGTCGGCGCAGCGCTGTCGTTGGGTAACCTGCTGGCCTCGATGGTCTCGGTCATTCCGATTTACGACCGAATCCGTCCCGTGTTGGAAACCCCGGTCGAGCAGGAACATCCCGGAGCCGAAGTCGGTTGCCTGGGAGGGGCAGTGTCGCTATCCCGAGTTTCGTACCGCTACCATGATGACGGTCCCTTGGTGCTCAACCAAGTGGACTTTCAAGTGTTGCCAGGCGAGTTCGTGGCGCTGGTGGGCCCCTCGGGCAGCGGCAAATCGACCCTGTTTCGGCTGCTCTTAGGGTTCGATCGACCAACCGAGGGGGTCGTGGCCTACGACGGCAAAGACTTGGCGACCCTCGATCTGTACGACGTGAGGCGGCAACTGGGAGTGGTGCTGCAGAATACCCAGCTGATGCCCGGCGACCTTTACACCAACATCGTCGGCTTTTCCTCCTCCTTGACAATGGAGGACGCCTGGGAGGCGGCCCGTCTGGCGGGCATCGCCGAAGACATCGCGGCCATGCCGATGCAGATGCACACCGTCATCGGCGAGGGAGCGGCCACCCTATCTGGAGGACAACGTCAACGCCTGTTCATCGCTCGAGCCTTGGTCAAAAAGCCCGCGTTGTTGTTGTTCGACGAGGCTACCAGTGCGCTCGACAATCCGACCCAGAGAAAGGTGTCCGACCACATCGCCTCGCTCAAAGTAACGCGGGTGGTGATCGCTCACCGCCTGAGTACGATTATGGGGGCCGATCGGGTGTACGTTCTCAAGGAAGGCCGGATTGTCCAGAAGGGTCGCTACGAGGAATTGATTCGGGAACCCGGGGTGTTCCGCGAGATGGCCCTTCGCCAGCAGCTGCTCCGCGAGGAGGGTTAG